Below is a genomic region from Parus major isolate Abel chromosome 19, Parus_major1.1, whole genome shotgun sequence.
ATCCAGAATCCTGGAGGCTTGCCCTGGAGTGATGGAGCCGAGTTGCACAGAGCAAAGTGATTTACCAGATGTGCATCATGTGTActgtgctgttctgtgcagcaggagagctcagctccaTGCACAGACTCACCTGATACAGCCATCAAACATGCCAGGCCTGAAGGGAATGCCGTGACCCACATCTGCAAGGAGGAGGTCTCCTTCCACCTCCCGCTCCACAGCCACATCTGCACACaacagagcacagctcaggcaATCAGCTCCCACCTTTGGGGCCTCTGAGGTTCCCAGGGGAGGCTGTGCTCACCCAGCATGGCGGGGCTGATGTCCATGCCGATCCAGTAGTGACCCTCCTCAGAGATGTAATCCCCACTCAGCCCTGAGCCGCAGCtgaaaggaggaagggggaaagTGCTGGGGTGATGGGGCTGgtctgaagctgctgctggccacatACACCCAACTTTACAGCAGCCTGTCCCTCTTTTTCAGCCCACAGAAGACATTAGTGCTGTGGGAGCCCCCTTGCCCTGTGCACCCCTGATGCTCCATGTGCCACGGCACCGGGCAGAGCCCCGCTCACCCCACGTCCAGGAGGAGGCACGCACGGTCCTcgggcagccccagcagctccacagcacGCTCCGACATCTGCGACTGGATCTCCACCACCCGCGAGctgaggcacaggcagagcGCGGGCGATGGGCGATATCGCCCCACACCGCCAGATCCGAACCCCGCGGCGAGCCCCGAGCGCCCCTCCGCCTCTCCTCGGGATCCGATCCCGAACCCTCCAACCCCGCCCCACCGCTGGGCCGGACCCCCCAGGCCGTCAAGCAGGGCCCCAGCACTCCCGGCAGGAGCCAGGACCGAGCCCCATCCCCGGCGGGTCCCCCCGGTGTCCGTCCCGTGACGGGACCGCGCCTCACGCCAGGCCCCGCAGCGCCGGTCCCGCCGTACTTGTGGGTGTACTTCCGCGCCTCGGCCGCGTCATAGAACTGAAACGAGAGGGCGGCGTTGGTGAGGCCGGGCAGCCCCGGAGGAGCCGCCCCGGAGGAGCCCAGTTCCCCTCCCCGCCCCGCTCACCAGCTCGGGCGGCCCGCGGTGCTCGGGCCGGCGGCCGCTGCCCGCCATGCTGCGCCTGCGTGACGTCACTGTCCGGCGACTAGCGTCACCGTTTCGCCGGCGACGTATCCGCTACGTCACTGCTCCGCGCCGGCCGCGCAGCATGGCGGCGGGCGGGCGCTGAGGCCGCCATGGAGCCCGCGGTGCTGGGCCGGCTGCGGCGGCTCCTCCCCGCGGCCCCGCGGCCCGGCTGCGCCCCGCCGCCGTCCCGAGCCGCGCAGACCGGCCGTGCTGGAGCCCCGCGGCCGCGCTCCGACCTCTACGAGGTGCTGGGTGTCCCGTCCACGGCGACGGCGGCGCAGATCAAGACGGCGTACTACGAGCAGTCGTTCCGGTACCACCCCGACCGCAACGCCGGCAGCGCCGCCGCGGCCGCGCGCTTCGCCGCCGTCAGCGAGGCTTACCGGGTGCTGGGCAGCGCCGCGCTGCGCCGCAAGTACGACCGCGGGCTCCTGAGCGCCCAGGAGCTGCGCGACGCGCCCCGGCCCTCGGGCCgccctcccgccgccgccgccccgccgccgccccgcgcccccGCTGCCCGCTCGGGGCCCTCCCCGCCGCCCTTCGACTTCGACGCCTTCTACCGCGCGCACTACGGGGAGCAGCTGCAGCGGGAGCAGCTGCTGCGGGCGCGGCGGGAGCAGCTGCGCCTCCGGCGGGAGGAGGCCGCGACACACGGACGGCTTAGGGCGCTCTCCGATCTCTCCATAGGgctcctctttttcctcagtgttgCCATCCTCTACGGCCTCAAGTGATGCCCCCGCGGCGCCCAGCCAGCTCCACGGTGTCcccagggggctgggggtggctgACACCCTGTATCTGCTGTTCAGGCTGTGACATTTAACTCTGCCAGTGTGACCTTCAGGGACGGTATGTGAGCAGCAGGATTCATCGGCCCCTCTGCCAGCGTGACCTTGAGACACTCGGTGCCCCTGGCTGGCACAGGATGTGACCTCTGGATACCCTCTGTGTGTCCTGGTccacaggccaggctgggctctgctgtgcccctTGCATGACCttgcagaggtgctgcaggagctctgccagTTCTTCATGTGCCCCCTCAAGCAGTGCCACCTGCAGACACAGTGCCTGACAAGTAAACACAGTTCCTGGACTCTGGACTGGGGTGTGTCCCCACCTTTGGCACAGCTGTGTGACCTCGGTGTGCCCCAGGAGCCTGTTGTGAGCCACAGCAGAGATTAAAGGCTGTCAGAGctggtgtgtgctgtgtgtgttcaGGGCTGCTGCACTCACTCTTGCTCAGGTGTGCCTCTGCTGATCCCAGACCTGCCACCCCTGTGCTGTCACACCTCTGATGAACCACATCTCTGGGGAGTTTTTGGTGTCCAAACCCCTCAGAACGGCAGGTATAGAAATCTCAGATTCAGACTTGAAACGTGAAACTCGAGCCCGTGGTGGCTCGTGCCCTGCTCAGTGTGTGACATTGCCTGGAGGTGCAGCCAAAGCACCTTGGTGTCTCAAGTGCTCTGTCCTGTCTAGGGCCTGCCAGGAACTTTACACAAGCCCCCTCCCCCTGAGGCTTTTGGCCATGTTGCACctgtgagcacagagctgttctctgtgttttacATGTATCTCAGCATCATTTGCACAAGTGTATTTGCTTATTTAAATACTGAAGTGTTCTAAGAACTAAAGATTGTGTTtcccagaaacattttttctctccctgggtGAAGGTCCACCCGTGCCATGCTGCTGCTACCTGGAGGGAGAGAAGTCTTGTGGCAGTGGCCAAAGACTGGGTTTGCTGTCAGAGGGGTGAGCAGGAGCCCAACCCTTGCTCCCTCACAACCCAGATCCTGGCTTGTGTTTCATCCCAGCACAAGAATGTTAAAAGTGAATACCCTGTGTTTTCCACTCTGGATTTCTGTTGGGAGCCTGAGGtggtggcacagcagggaccaCCACATCTGCTGGTTGTGCAGGATtgctctctgcctgctctcCAAAGCCTTGTGTCACTTCCAGCTGCACGCTAGAGGCTGCTGCATGCTTGGAGTGAACTCAGCCTGGGGGCAGAGTGATCTTTGCAGGATCCTCCCTTCAGTGCTGCCAGTCTGTCCCTGGGATTAGAGCACTGAAACATCAGCGTGGGACACACAGGAGCTctctggctgcagagggaaagTCTCTGCACTTGTGGCTCTGGCACTTGCTGATGCATTTTCATGCTCATCTTCATTCTATAAACCAAATCACTCAAAAGATCagaggtgttttgttttttttttggcagaatttGGCAGGAAACATTACTTTCTGGGCTGGAAAAGCTAGTGATGTCCATGGGAAGCAGTGGGCACTAGGGAGCAGTTCTCTAGCTGCACCCAAACAGGTGTTTTGGGCAGTTCCTGCTACAGGTTCTTCTTCTT
It encodes:
- the DNAJC30 gene encoding dnaJ homolog subfamily C member 30, mitochondrial, giving the protein MEPAVLGRLRRLLPAAPRPGCAPPPSRAAQTGRAGAPRPRSDLYEVLGVPSTATAAQIKTAYYEQSFRYHPDRNAGSAAAAARFAAVSEAYRVLGSAALRRKYDRGLLSAQELRDAPRPSGRPPAAAAPPPPRAPAARSGPSPPPFDFDAFYRAHYGEQLQREQLLRARREQLRLRREEAATHGRLRALSDLSIGLLFFLSVAILYGLK